In one window of Janthinobacterium sp. 1_2014MBL_MicDiv DNA:
- a CDS encoding LacI family DNA-binding transcriptional regulator, translating into MTNKNPTLSDVARASGVHFSTVSRVMNPETRQMVSAEVAARVLAEAGRLGYRPNRAASTLVTRKSRIIGVVLPDITNAVFPPILLGIEEGLRKHGYLAIVANVGADEEEQLFVINRLLGQQVDGLILATARRHDPVIKMCIDQNVPVVTVNRSDETGVASCVVSDDVVGMRLAVEHLLALGHRHIAHIAGPENLSTGHVRRLGFLAAIQASELDPSQAFVFESSGYSRECGKAALLELLRQSPQTTAVVAGSDLVAIGCYDAIMELGLSCPEDISVVGHNDMPYMDMIRPPLTTIRIRHHGIGTEAARLILQTIDSPDASVLDVRLKPELVVRESTAPPRA; encoded by the coding sequence ATGACAAACAAGAACCCCACCTTAAGCGACGTAGCGCGGGCCAGCGGCGTGCATTTCTCCACCGTCTCGCGCGTGATGAACCCGGAAACGCGGCAAATGGTCAGCGCGGAGGTGGCCGCGCGCGTGCTGGCCGAAGCGGGGCGGCTCGGCTACCGGCCGAACCGGGCCGCCTCGACCCTCGTCACGCGCAAATCGCGCATCATCGGCGTGGTCTTGCCCGACATTACCAATGCTGTTTTTCCACCGATTTTGCTGGGCATCGAGGAAGGCTTGCGCAAGCACGGCTACCTGGCCATCGTCGCCAACGTGGGGGCCGACGAGGAAGAGCAATTGTTCGTCATCAACCGCCTGCTGGGGCAGCAGGTTGACGGCCTGATCCTCGCCACGGCGCGCCGCCACGATCCCGTCATCAAGATGTGCATCGACCAGAACGTGCCCGTCGTCACCGTCAACCGCAGCGACGAAACGGGCGTCGCTTCGTGCGTCGTCAGCGACGACGTGGTCGGCATGCGCCTTGCCGTCGAGCACTTGCTGGCGCTGGGCCACCGCCATATCGCGCATATTGCCGGTCCGGAAAACCTGTCCACGGGCCACGTGCGCCGCCTGGGCTTCCTGGCCGCCATCCAGGCCAGCGAACTCGATCCATCGCAGGCGTTTGTCTTCGAGAGCAGCGGCTATTCGCGCGAATGCGGCAAGGCGGCCCTGCTGGAGCTGCTGCGCCAGTCACCGCAAACGACGGCCGTGGTGGCCGGCAGCGACCTGGTGGCCATCGGCTGCTACGATGCCATCATGGAGCTCGGTTTAAGTTGTCCTGAAGACATTTCCGTGGTGGGGCATAACGACATGCCCTACATGGACATGATCCGCCCGCCCTTGACCACCATCCGCATCCGCCACCACGGCATCGGCACGGAGGCGGCCCGCCTGATCCTGCAGACCATCGACTCGCCCGACGCTTCCGTGCTCGACGTGCGCCTGAAGCCGGAACTGGTGGTGCGCGAGTCGACGGCGCCGCCGCGCGCCTGA
- a CDS encoding LysE family translocator, which translates to MQDFLLIAAAHFLALLSPGPDFFLVARSALAHGWRGAMPACIGIALANGVFIVAAFGGVAVLHPGSPLFIAVQLAGCAYLLYLGGLFLRHAGATTLTAAPAATPGKAHWRNGLGMGFLSAILNPKNALFYASLASVVASRQTGSGSVVLYGVWMVCAVLAWDMAVALAIGHGALRQRFARALPSLERLSGAVLIVLAVLLLVNVASSSV; encoded by the coding sequence ATGCAGGATTTTCTCCTTATCGCCGCCGCCCACTTCCTCGCGCTGCTGTCGCCGGGGCCCGATTTTTTCCTCGTCGCCCGCAGCGCGCTGGCGCACGGCTGGCGCGGCGCCATGCCAGCGTGCATCGGCATCGCACTGGCCAATGGCGTGTTCATCGTGGCGGCGTTTGGCGGCGTCGCCGTGCTGCATCCGGGCAGTCCCCTGTTTATCGCCGTGCAATTGGCGGGCTGCGCTTATCTGCTGTACCTCGGCGGGCTATTCCTGCGCCATGCGGGCGCCACGACGCTGACGGCAGCGCCGGCTGCCACGCCCGGCAAGGCGCACTGGCGCAACGGCCTGGGCATGGGTTTCCTGTCTGCCATCCTGAATCCGAAGAATGCGCTGTTCTACGCGAGCCTGGCGTCCGTCGTCGCCAGCCGGCAAACGGGCAGCGGCTCGGTCGTGCTGTATGGCGTGTGGATGGTGTGTGCGGTGCTGGCGTGGGACATGGCGGTGGCGCTGGCCATCGGCCATGGCGCGCTGCGGCAGCGCTTTGCGCGCGCCCTGCCGAGCCTGGAGCGCCTATCGGGCGCCGTGCTGATCGTGCTGGCGGTGCTGCTGCTGGTGAATGTCGCCAGCAGCAGTGTCTGA
- a CDS encoding AraC family transcriptional regulator, giving the protein MPGNTSFWRDPVLPHVESRRACRSRACYKPHSHPTYSIGAVDAGGSIFTGSKDGKVALGNGSLVLVPAGCVHACNPLPDAHWSYQMLHLDAQWLHTHVPRLDASSASVLHEPVLYAQFCAMNALLFSPASPAAKQEALLALLHACADASGASPLPSHAARIPMQLRPVVQQLQSQPLASLAQLAELAGMSRYQLIRAFRAATGMTPHAYQLNLGVNRARSGLQAGSALADIACELGFADQSHLQRVFKAHAGITPGRYRG; this is encoded by the coding sequence ATGCCAGGCAACACCTCCTTCTGGCGCGACCCGGTCCTGCCCCATGTGGAAAGCCGGCGCGCCTGCCGCAGCCGCGCGTGCTACAAGCCGCACAGCCATCCCACGTACTCCATCGGCGCCGTCGACGCGGGCGGCAGCATCTTTACGGGCAGCAAGGATGGCAAGGTCGCGCTTGGCAATGGCAGCCTGGTGCTGGTGCCGGCCGGCTGCGTGCACGCCTGCAATCCCCTGCCTGACGCCCACTGGAGCTACCAGATGCTGCACCTCGACGCGCAGTGGCTGCATACCCACGTGCCGCGGCTCGATGCAAGCAGCGCCAGCGTGCTGCACGAACCGGTCCTGTATGCACAGTTCTGCGCCATGAATGCGCTGTTGTTCTCGCCCGCATCCCCGGCCGCCAAGCAAGAGGCCCTGCTGGCCTTGCTACACGCCTGTGCCGACGCCAGCGGGGCAAGCCCCCTCCCCTCGCACGCTGCCCGCATCCCGATGCAACTACGCCCGGTAGTGCAGCAGCTGCAGTCTCAACCGCTGGCCAGCCTGGCGCAACTGGCCGAACTAGCCGGCATGAGCCGCTACCAGCTGATCCGCGCCTTCCGCGCCGCCACCGGCATGACGCCGCATGCGTACCAGCTGAACCTGGGCGTCAACCGCGCGCGCAGCGGCTTGCAGGCGGGCAGCGCCCTGGCCGACATCGCCTGCGAGCTGGGGTTTGCCGACCAGAGCCACCTGCAGCGCGTCTTCAAGGCGCATGCTGGCATCACGCCGGGACGCTATCGCGGCTGA
- the rng gene encoding ribonuclease G yields MNEDILINITPQETRVALILQGAVQELHIERTLTRGLAGNVYSGKVVRVLPGMQSAFIDIGLERAAFLHVADIWEARGHDGQNATPAPIEKILFDGQVLTVQVIKDPIGTKGARLSTQISIAGRMLVYLPQDKHIGISQKIEKEAEREQLRVRLQSLLPPDEKGGYIVRTMAEDASDADLKADVDYLRKTWATITHGARTRPATSLLHQDLNLAQRVLRDFVGDETATIQVDSRENYVKLREFAEIYTPSELTRLQHYTGERPLFDLYGVEEEILRALGRRVDLKSGGYLIVDQTEAMTTIDVNTGGFVGGRNFADTIFKTNLEAAHAIARQLRLRNLGGIIILDFIDMDNAEHRNAVLAELKRTLSRDRTKVSVSNFSPLGLVEMTRKRTRESLAHILCEPCPACAGKGQVKTSRTICYEILRELLREAKQFNPREFRILASQEVVDLFLEEESQHLAMLGDFIGKKISLQVENAYHQEQYDVILM; encoded by the coding sequence ATGAACGAAGACATCCTGATCAATATCACGCCGCAAGAAACCCGCGTCGCCCTCATCCTCCAGGGCGCCGTGCAGGAATTGCACATCGAGCGCACGCTCACGCGCGGCCTGGCCGGCAATGTGTATTCCGGCAAAGTGGTGCGGGTGTTGCCGGGCATGCAGTCGGCCTTCATCGACATCGGCCTGGAACGCGCGGCGTTTCTGCACGTGGCCGACATCTGGGAAGCGCGCGGCCACGACGGCCAGAACGCCACGCCCGCGCCCATCGAAAAAATCCTCTTTGACGGCCAGGTGCTGACGGTGCAGGTGATCAAGGATCCGATCGGCACCAAGGGCGCGCGCCTGTCGACGCAGATTTCCATCGCCGGGCGCATGCTGGTGTACCTGCCGCAAGACAAGCACATCGGCATTTCGCAGAAAATCGAAAAGGAAGCGGAGCGCGAACAGCTGCGCGTGCGCCTGCAAAGCCTGCTCCCGCCCGACGAAAAAGGCGGCTACATCGTGCGCACCATGGCCGAAGACGCCTCCGACGCCGACCTGAAGGCGGACGTCGACTACCTGAGAAAAACCTGGGCCACGATCACGCACGGCGCCCGTACGCGCCCGGCCACCAGCCTGCTGCACCAGGACTTGAACCTGGCGCAGCGCGTGCTGCGCGACTTCGTCGGCGACGAAACGGCCACCATCCAGGTCGATTCGCGCGAAAACTACGTGAAGTTGCGCGAATTCGCGGAAATCTACACGCCCAGCGAACTGACGCGATTGCAGCACTACACGGGCGAACGCCCCCTGTTCGACCTGTACGGCGTGGAGGAGGAAATCCTGCGCGCGCTGGGCCGCCGCGTCGACCTGAAATCGGGCGGCTACCTGATCGTCGACCAGACGGAAGCGATGACCACCATCGACGTCAACACGGGCGGCTTCGTCGGCGGGCGCAATTTCGCGGACACGATTTTCAAGACCAACCTGGAAGCGGCGCACGCCATCGCGCGCCAGCTGCGCCTGCGTAACCTGGGCGGCATCATCATCCTCGACTTCATCGACATGGACAATGCCGAGCACCGCAACGCCGTGCTGGCCGAGCTGAAACGCACCCTGTCGCGCGACCGCACCAAAGTCTCGGTGAGCAATTTCTCGCCGCTGGGCCTGGTGGAAATGACGCGCAAGCGCACGCGCGAGTCGCTGGCGCACATCCTGTGCGAGCCATGCCCGGCCTGCGCCGGCAAGGGACAAGTCAAAACCTCGCGCACGATCTGCTATGAAATCCTGCGCGAACTGCTGCGCGAGGCAAAACAGTTCAACCCGCGCGAATTCCGCATCCTCGCCTCGCAGGAGGTCGTCGATCTGTTTTTGGAAGAAGAATCGCAGCACCTGGCCATGCTCGGCGACTTCATCGGCAAGAAAATCTCGCTGCAGGTGGAAAACGCCTACCACCAGGAGCAATACGACGTGATTTTGATGTAG